From a region of the Zonotrichia albicollis isolate bZonAlb1 chromosome 5, bZonAlb1.hap1, whole genome shotgun sequence genome:
- the RTKN gene encoding rhotekin isoform X2: MYRRDERSRSTVAEGSALDMEQRRGCCCPPAPAPQEPELQRALERALRVREGARRLLPACSRPEQALETTKTLVLCEARVVAAGGELQRRQEARLRGARRPSEGGPGAEPVPCRGTVCISDLRIPLMWKDTEYFRNKGELHRCAVFLLLQVGAEIHDTPTVLVDRTLTDICFDGAVLFPEAGPDFELRLELYSAGLPGPGAQGSAPRKLASRLSTSLGRSSGRRARAAMDGGPASPPGTAGTATGALLLPPPGVPCPRFQLLAHTTLSLAQVHDGFRTHDLVIAADEQSPCWVPLYGRVCCRLAARPSCMDTPAATGTLRLQAPGAEGPGGTPLFCVLRGPGLLCYGSASEAEAGQEPTLTIAVTKDTRVRALQAGGRGQPPGVAVTNRLGGEEVTHGLLAESTAEAQRWLQAWGQHLCDLAQWKQCCEELMRIEEPPPRRPPAPLPPQGSLYHQTAPPGPPGPPPAEGLLLQENVSAEIRALLSSYYSDSY; the protein is encoded by the exons GAGCCGGAGCTGCAGCGGGCCCTGGAGCGAGCCCTGCGGGTCCGGGAGGGCGCCCGGCGCCTCCTCCCCGCCTGCAGCCGGCCCGAGCAGGCTCTGGAGACCACCAAGACCCTGGTGCTGTGCGAAGCCAGGGTGGTCGCGGCCGGGGGGGAGCTCCAGCGGCGCCAGGAGGCCCGGCTGAGGGGGGCCCGCCG CCCCTCGGAGGGCGGGCCTGGGGCGGAGCCGGTGCCGTGCCGGGGCACCGTCTGCATCTCAG ATTTGCGCATCCCGCTGATGTGGAAGGACACGGAGTACTTCAGGAACAAGGGGG AGCTGCACCGCTGTGCcgtgttcctgctgctgcaggtgggggCTGAGATCCACGACACCCCCACCGTGCTGGTGGACAGGACCCTGACCGACATCTGCTTCGATGGAGCCGTGCTCTT ccccgagGCGGGCCCGGATTTCGAGCTGCGTTTGGAGCTGTACAGCGCGGGGCTGCCCGGGCCGGGGGCGCAGGGCAGTGCCCCCCGCAAGCTGGCATCGCGCCTCAGCACCTCCCTGGGCCGCTCCTCGGGCCGCCGGGCACGGGCTGCCATGGACgggggccctgccagccccccgGGCACCGCGGGCACCGCCACCggggcgctgctgctgccgccgcctgGAGTGCC gtgtccccggTTCCAGCTGCTGGCTCACACCACGCTGTCCCTGGCCCAGGTGCACGACGGCTTCCGCACGCACGACCTCGTCATCGCTGCCGACG aGCAGAGCCCCTGCTGGGTGCCCCTCTATGGCCGCGTGTGTTGCCGCCTGGCGGCCCGGCCCAGCTGCATGGACACCCCCGCGGCGACAGGGACACTGCGGCTGCAG GCTCCAGGGGCCGAGGGCCCGGGCGGGACCCCCCTGTTCTGTGTCCTGCGGGGCCCCGGGCTGCTCTGCTACGGCAGCGCCAGCGAGGCTGAGGCGGGGCAGGAGCCCACGCTGACCATCGCTGTCACCAAG GACACGCGGGTGCGGGCGCTGCAGGCGGGGGGTCGGGGGCAGCCCCCCGGGGTGGCCGTCACCAACCGCCTGGGCGGGGAGGAGGTgacacacgggctgctggccgaGAGCACGGCCGAGGCGCAGcgctggctgcaggcctggggacagcacCTGTGCGACCTGG cccagtggaagcagtgctgtgaggagctgatgCGGATCGAGGAGCcccccccgcgccgccccccggccccgctgcccccccAGGGCTCCCTGTACCACCAGACGG ccccgccgggcccccccgggccccccccggccgaggggctgctgctgcaggagaatgTGTCAGCCGAGATCCGGGCTCTGCTCAGCTCCTACTACAGCGACAG CTATTGA
- the RTKN gene encoding rhotekin isoform X1, with product MYRRDERSRSTVAEGSALDMEQRRGCCCPPAPAPQEPELQRALERALRVREGARRLLPACSRPEQALETTKTLVLCEARVVAAGGELQRRQEARLRGARRPSEGGPGAEPVPCRGTVCISDLRIPLMWKDTEYFRNKGELHRCAVFLLLQVGAEIHDTPTVLVDRTLTDICFDGAVLFPEAGPDFELRLELYSAGLPGPGAQGSAPRKLASRLSTSLGRSSGRRARAAMDGGPASPPGTAGTATGALLLPPPGVPCPRFQLLAHTTLSLAQVHDGFRTHDLVIAADEQSPCWVPLYGRVCCRLAARPSCMDTPAATGTLRLQAPGAEGPGGTPLFCVLRGPGLLCYGSASEAEAGQEPTLTIAVTKDTRVRALQAGGRGQPPGVAVTNRLGGEEVTHGLLAESTAEAQRWLQAWGQHLCDLAQWKQCCEELMRIEEPPPRRPPAPLPPQGSLYHQTAIDPSDDIAAVTEILAGHGGAPRAPGPPPWLSLFEGPPLRSPSPPRRGRPRTLSLDARLSTLKGRGGPPKPPHSSSSSSGSSSPGPPQRDPPRALQSRV from the exons GAGCCGGAGCTGCAGCGGGCCCTGGAGCGAGCCCTGCGGGTCCGGGAGGGCGCCCGGCGCCTCCTCCCCGCCTGCAGCCGGCCCGAGCAGGCTCTGGAGACCACCAAGACCCTGGTGCTGTGCGAAGCCAGGGTGGTCGCGGCCGGGGGGGAGCTCCAGCGGCGCCAGGAGGCCCGGCTGAGGGGGGCCCGCCG CCCCTCGGAGGGCGGGCCTGGGGCGGAGCCGGTGCCGTGCCGGGGCACCGTCTGCATCTCAG ATTTGCGCATCCCGCTGATGTGGAAGGACACGGAGTACTTCAGGAACAAGGGGG AGCTGCACCGCTGTGCcgtgttcctgctgctgcaggtgggggCTGAGATCCACGACACCCCCACCGTGCTGGTGGACAGGACCCTGACCGACATCTGCTTCGATGGAGCCGTGCTCTT ccccgagGCGGGCCCGGATTTCGAGCTGCGTTTGGAGCTGTACAGCGCGGGGCTGCCCGGGCCGGGGGCGCAGGGCAGTGCCCCCCGCAAGCTGGCATCGCGCCTCAGCACCTCCCTGGGCCGCTCCTCGGGCCGCCGGGCACGGGCTGCCATGGACgggggccctgccagccccccgGGCACCGCGGGCACCGCCACCggggcgctgctgctgccgccgcctgGAGTGCC gtgtccccggTTCCAGCTGCTGGCTCACACCACGCTGTCCCTGGCCCAGGTGCACGACGGCTTCCGCACGCACGACCTCGTCATCGCTGCCGACG aGCAGAGCCCCTGCTGGGTGCCCCTCTATGGCCGCGTGTGTTGCCGCCTGGCGGCCCGGCCCAGCTGCATGGACACCCCCGCGGCGACAGGGACACTGCGGCTGCAG GCTCCAGGGGCCGAGGGCCCGGGCGGGACCCCCCTGTTCTGTGTCCTGCGGGGCCCCGGGCTGCTCTGCTACGGCAGCGCCAGCGAGGCTGAGGCGGGGCAGGAGCCCACGCTGACCATCGCTGTCACCAAG GACACGCGGGTGCGGGCGCTGCAGGCGGGGGGTCGGGGGCAGCCCCCCGGGGTGGCCGTCACCAACCGCCTGGGCGGGGAGGAGGTgacacacgggctgctggccgaGAGCACGGCCGAGGCGCAGcgctggctgcaggcctggggacagcacCTGTGCGACCTGG cccagtggaagcagtgctgtgaggagctgatgCGGATCGAGGAGCcccccccgcgccgccccccggccccgctgcccccccAGGGCTCCCTGTACCACCAGACGG CTATTGACCCCTCGGACGACATCGCTGCCGTCACCGAGATCCTGGCGGGGCACGGGGGGGCTCCCCGCGCTCCGGGCCCCCCCCCGTGGCTCTCGCTGTTCGAGGGGCCCCCCCtgcgcagccccagccccccccgccggggccgcccccgAACCCTGTCCTTGGACGCCCGGCTCAGCACCCTCAAGGGCCGGGGGGGCCCCCCAAAACCGCcccactccagctcctccagcagcggcagcagcagcccggGGCCCCCCCAGCGCGACCCCCCCAGAGCCCTCCAGTCCCGGGTGTGA
- the RTKN gene encoding rhotekin isoform X4, whose translation MEVGGGRRLRILEDLNMLYIRQIAASIQEPELQRALERALRVREGARRLLPACSRPEQALETTKTLVLCEARVVAAGGELQRRQEARLRGARRPSEGGPGAEPVPCRGTVCISDLRIPLMWKDTEYFRNKGELHRCAVFLLLQVGAEIHDTPTVLVDRTLTDICFDGAVLFPEAGPDFELRLELYSAGLPGPGAQGSAPRKLASRLSTSLGRSSGRRARAAMDGGPASPPGTAGTATGALLLPPPGVPCPRFQLLAHTTLSLAQVHDGFRTHDLVIAADEQSPCWVPLYGRVCCRLAARPSCMDTPAATGTLRLQAPGAEGPGGTPLFCVLRGPGLLCYGSASEAEAGQEPTLTIAVTKDTRVRALQAGGRGQPPGVAVTNRLGGEEVTHGLLAESTAEAQRWLQAWGQHLCDLAQWKQCCEELMRIEEPPPRRPPAPLPPQGSLYHQTAIDPSDDIAAVTEILAGHGGAPRAPGPPPWLSLFEGPPLRSPSPPRRGRPRTLSLDARLSTLKGRGGPPKPPHSSSSSSGSSSPGPPQRDPPRALQSRV comes from the exons GAGCCGGAGCTGCAGCGGGCCCTGGAGCGAGCCCTGCGGGTCCGGGAGGGCGCCCGGCGCCTCCTCCCCGCCTGCAGCCGGCCCGAGCAGGCTCTGGAGACCACCAAGACCCTGGTGCTGTGCGAAGCCAGGGTGGTCGCGGCCGGGGGGGAGCTCCAGCGGCGCCAGGAGGCCCGGCTGAGGGGGGCCCGCCG CCCCTCGGAGGGCGGGCCTGGGGCGGAGCCGGTGCCGTGCCGGGGCACCGTCTGCATCTCAG ATTTGCGCATCCCGCTGATGTGGAAGGACACGGAGTACTTCAGGAACAAGGGGG AGCTGCACCGCTGTGCcgtgttcctgctgctgcaggtgggggCTGAGATCCACGACACCCCCACCGTGCTGGTGGACAGGACCCTGACCGACATCTGCTTCGATGGAGCCGTGCTCTT ccccgagGCGGGCCCGGATTTCGAGCTGCGTTTGGAGCTGTACAGCGCGGGGCTGCCCGGGCCGGGGGCGCAGGGCAGTGCCCCCCGCAAGCTGGCATCGCGCCTCAGCACCTCCCTGGGCCGCTCCTCGGGCCGCCGGGCACGGGCTGCCATGGACgggggccctgccagccccccgGGCACCGCGGGCACCGCCACCggggcgctgctgctgccgccgcctgGAGTGCC gtgtccccggTTCCAGCTGCTGGCTCACACCACGCTGTCCCTGGCCCAGGTGCACGACGGCTTCCGCACGCACGACCTCGTCATCGCTGCCGACG aGCAGAGCCCCTGCTGGGTGCCCCTCTATGGCCGCGTGTGTTGCCGCCTGGCGGCCCGGCCCAGCTGCATGGACACCCCCGCGGCGACAGGGACACTGCGGCTGCAG GCTCCAGGGGCCGAGGGCCCGGGCGGGACCCCCCTGTTCTGTGTCCTGCGGGGCCCCGGGCTGCTCTGCTACGGCAGCGCCAGCGAGGCTGAGGCGGGGCAGGAGCCCACGCTGACCATCGCTGTCACCAAG GACACGCGGGTGCGGGCGCTGCAGGCGGGGGGTCGGGGGCAGCCCCCCGGGGTGGCCGTCACCAACCGCCTGGGCGGGGAGGAGGTgacacacgggctgctggccgaGAGCACGGCCGAGGCGCAGcgctggctgcaggcctggggacagcacCTGTGCGACCTGG cccagtggaagcagtgctgtgaggagctgatgCGGATCGAGGAGCcccccccgcgccgccccccggccccgctgcccccccAGGGCTCCCTGTACCACCAGACGG CTATTGACCCCTCGGACGACATCGCTGCCGTCACCGAGATCCTGGCGGGGCACGGGGGGGCTCCCCGCGCTCCGGGCCCCCCCCCGTGGCTCTCGCTGTTCGAGGGGCCCCCCCtgcgcagccccagccccccccgccggggccgcccccgAACCCTGTCCTTGGACGCCCGGCTCAGCACCCTCAAGGGCCGGGGGGGCCCCCCAAAACCGCcccactccagctcctccagcagcggcagcagcagcccggGGCCCCCCCAGCGCGACCCCCCCAGAGCCCTCCAGTCCCGGGTGTGA
- the RTKN gene encoding rhotekin isoform X3, with amino-acid sequence MEEPEEPELQRALERALRVREGARRLLPACSRPEQALETTKTLVLCEARVVAAGGELQRRQEARLRGARRPSEGGPGAEPVPCRGTVCISDLRIPLMWKDTEYFRNKGELHRCAVFLLLQVGAEIHDTPTVLVDRTLTDICFDGAVLFPEAGPDFELRLELYSAGLPGPGAQGSAPRKLASRLSTSLGRSSGRRARAAMDGGPASPPGTAGTATGALLLPPPGVPCPRFQLLAHTTLSLAQVHDGFRTHDLVIAADEQSPCWVPLYGRVCCRLAARPSCMDTPAATGTLRLQAPGAEGPGGTPLFCVLRGPGLLCYGSASEAEAGQEPTLTIAVTKDTRVRALQAGGRGQPPGVAVTNRLGGEEVTHGLLAESTAEAQRWLQAWGQHLCDLAQWKQCCEELMRIEEPPPRRPPAPLPPQGSLYHQTAIDPSDDIAAVTEILAGHGGAPRAPGPPPWLSLFEGPPLRSPSPPRRGRPRTLSLDARLSTLKGRGGPPKPPHSSSSSSGSSSPGPPQRDPPRALQSRV; translated from the exons GAGCCGGAGCTGCAGCGGGCCCTGGAGCGAGCCCTGCGGGTCCGGGAGGGCGCCCGGCGCCTCCTCCCCGCCTGCAGCCGGCCCGAGCAGGCTCTGGAGACCACCAAGACCCTGGTGCTGTGCGAAGCCAGGGTGGTCGCGGCCGGGGGGGAGCTCCAGCGGCGCCAGGAGGCCCGGCTGAGGGGGGCCCGCCG CCCCTCGGAGGGCGGGCCTGGGGCGGAGCCGGTGCCGTGCCGGGGCACCGTCTGCATCTCAG ATTTGCGCATCCCGCTGATGTGGAAGGACACGGAGTACTTCAGGAACAAGGGGG AGCTGCACCGCTGTGCcgtgttcctgctgctgcaggtgggggCTGAGATCCACGACACCCCCACCGTGCTGGTGGACAGGACCCTGACCGACATCTGCTTCGATGGAGCCGTGCTCTT ccccgagGCGGGCCCGGATTTCGAGCTGCGTTTGGAGCTGTACAGCGCGGGGCTGCCCGGGCCGGGGGCGCAGGGCAGTGCCCCCCGCAAGCTGGCATCGCGCCTCAGCACCTCCCTGGGCCGCTCCTCGGGCCGCCGGGCACGGGCTGCCATGGACgggggccctgccagccccccgGGCACCGCGGGCACCGCCACCggggcgctgctgctgccgccgcctgGAGTGCC gtgtccccggTTCCAGCTGCTGGCTCACACCACGCTGTCCCTGGCCCAGGTGCACGACGGCTTCCGCACGCACGACCTCGTCATCGCTGCCGACG aGCAGAGCCCCTGCTGGGTGCCCCTCTATGGCCGCGTGTGTTGCCGCCTGGCGGCCCGGCCCAGCTGCATGGACACCCCCGCGGCGACAGGGACACTGCGGCTGCAG GCTCCAGGGGCCGAGGGCCCGGGCGGGACCCCCCTGTTCTGTGTCCTGCGGGGCCCCGGGCTGCTCTGCTACGGCAGCGCCAGCGAGGCTGAGGCGGGGCAGGAGCCCACGCTGACCATCGCTGTCACCAAG GACACGCGGGTGCGGGCGCTGCAGGCGGGGGGTCGGGGGCAGCCCCCCGGGGTGGCCGTCACCAACCGCCTGGGCGGGGAGGAGGTgacacacgggctgctggccgaGAGCACGGCCGAGGCGCAGcgctggctgcaggcctggggacagcacCTGTGCGACCTGG cccagtggaagcagtgctgtgaggagctgatgCGGATCGAGGAGCcccccccgcgccgccccccggccccgctgcccccccAGGGCTCCCTGTACCACCAGACGG CTATTGACCCCTCGGACGACATCGCTGCCGTCACCGAGATCCTGGCGGGGCACGGGGGGGCTCCCCGCGCTCCGGGCCCCCCCCCGTGGCTCTCGCTGTTCGAGGGGCCCCCCCtgcgcagccccagccccccccgccggggccgcccccgAACCCTGTCCTTGGACGCCCGGCTCAGCACCCTCAAGGGCCGGGGGGGCCCCCCAAAACCGCcccactccagctcctccagcagcggcagcagcagcccggGGCCCCCCCAGCGCGACCCCCCCAGAGCCCTCCAGTCCCGGGTGTGA